A genome region from Penicillium psychrofluorescens genome assembly, chromosome: 3 includes the following:
- a CDS encoding uncharacterized protein (ID:PFLUO_004483-T1.cds;~source:funannotate): MKENIWYWAVHHGCRVHILSPKVGNGTHRKVILSGSEHVLELVSERIDRVQSLQASRDPRVDIFTPRIPLVASTEALRRRNLPVPVPRGVWDIKRAAKKPKPLDKVLAARPSLSTVREFTEYMEDLTHATEPSQKANRDPSIPYQEQIAQEIVVLFREDSIRKCLSTAALNRALIFLCDHQRLRRARVVFSIAEHVATADTYNILLRSAAQHQHLHVFKWLLLSMWRVHIRPNPDTWLALLEALVNPHEKAALMTQMAQLGYLKDTSTIRRALQLTVQNSLLVHLESGQSIDVFINSMVTTHGTNWFSPSLLRDMFSVIARLRDFDSAERLLQICTQHNLLVDSSSLAEIVYMCRRDIFSALYFTKLFLERPSFRLSSRTWERLFLVAFKGRHYNICRVLWRYACMNKAVSHNMKRAVLSSLSRNVSMKRKDLLTNCFLRRAGKVIIGVPGNNKRATFKESTLNDLPSEFHANPISYFRRGFLAEWEERSRQLRLAKALVARDIDLGASLYRPKQPLNLMLDAAAIMDREWRDKLHGLRGLTFLLDHVIEVPVWRYGLTKSKRVNKARREGAHAEYPVLIT, from the coding sequence ATGAAGGAGAATATTTGGTATTGGGCGGTACACCATGGATGCCGCGTGCATATATTGTCCCCGAAAGTAGGCAACGGGACACATCGCAAGGTTATTTTGTCGGGCTCTGAGCACGTTTTGGAGCTCGTTAGCGAGCGAATCGACCGCGTCCAAAGCCTGCAGGCCAGTCGAGACCCTCGAGTCGATATTTTCACGCCGAGAATTCCTTTGGTTGCCTCCACGGAGGCTTTGCGGCGCAGAAATCTCCCGGTGCCGGTACCCCGTGGGGTGTGGGACATCAAGCGCgcggcaaagaagccgaagccgcTGGACAAAGTTCTGGCGGCTCGTCCAAGTCTCAGTACAGTGAGAGAGTTTACCGAGTATATGGAAGACCTTACGCATGCTACGGAACCTAGTCAGAAAGCCAATCGTGACCCGAGCATCCCATATCAGGAACAAATCGCGCAGGAAATTGTGGTACTTTTTCGAGAAGATTCAATTCGCAAATGCCTCTCGACTGCCGCATTAAACCGCGCACTGATCTTCCTTTGTGATCATCAACGCCTGCGCCGCGCCCGTGTCGTGTTCTCGATAGCAGAACATGTTGCGACTGCCGACACGTATAACATTCTGTTGCGGTCAGCTGCGCAACACCAGCATCTACATGTATTCAAATGGCTTCTTCTGTCCATGTGGCGAGTGCACATCCGCCCAAATCCAGATACATGGCTGGCACTGCTGGAGGCTTTGGTGAATCCCCATGAGAAAGCCGCTTTGATGACCCAGATGGCCCAGTTGGGATATTTGAAAGATACTAGTACGATTCGGCGTGCGCTCCAACTCACCGTCCAAAACTCACTCCTCGTGCATTTGGAGAGTGGTCAAAGCATTGACGTCTTCATCAATTCCATGGTCACTACCCACGGCACCAACTGGTTTTCTCCGTCTCTACTGAGAGATATGTTCAGTGTGATCGCCCGATTGCGAGATTTCGACTCTGCAGAACGGTTGCTGCAGATTTGCACTCAGCATAATCTTCTTGTCGACAGCTCTTCCCTCGCTGAAATCGTGTACATGTGCCGTCGGGACATTTTTTCTGCCCTCTACTTCACAAAGCTATTCTTGGAACGCCCTTCCTTTCGCCTATCGAGCAGAACCTGGGAGCGACTGTTCCTGGTCGCCTTCAAGGGCCGCCACTACAATATTTGCCGAGTCCTGTGGCGATATGCCTGCATGAACAAAGCCGTCTCCCACAACATGAAACGCGCCGTCCTCAGTTCCCTCTCCCGCAACGTGTCTATGAAAAGGAAAGACTTGCTCACCAACTGCTTTCTCCGAAGAGCCGGCaaagtcatcatcggcgtCCCTGGAAACAACAAAAGAGCTACATTCAAAGAATCGACCCTCAACGACCTTCCCAGCGAGTTCCACGCCAACCCCATCTCCTATTTCAGGAGAGGGTTCCTGGCCGAATGGGAAGAGCGGTCACGCCAGCTCCGCCTTGCCAAGGCCCTCGTCGCCCGCGACATCGATCTCGGTGCCAGCCTGTATCGGCCCAAGCAGCCACTGAATCTCATGCTGGATGCTGCGGCCATTATGGATCGTGAATGGCGCGATAAACTACACGGATTGCGTGGATTGACCTTCCTTCTGGATCATGTCATCGAGGTGCCTGTCTGGCGGTATGGACTCACCAAGAGCAAGAGGGTCAACAAAGCTCGCCGTGAAGGAGCTC
- a CDS encoding uncharacterized protein (ID:PFLUO_004482-T1.cds;~source:funannotate): MENRSSIVLVDNTAPTQQPDDLSRRTTGQDPQGSLSRHLARASVTNQLAKRKYAKWQPERLGITSDSDTPISRESSRARGSSVSGGSVAEQRSGQPAPDDAGRDVDSEDHAPSQVSRRDHTNSVLSAGSQQQQQANVSSDENSTPVSELDILYENQRGWFLFGIPLYSHSSLLNFDPGAWMTPDRRESPVDITNAQLPDPSWEWAWRTWYVDMSGDVDEQGWQYSLSFGSSAWHGTHPWFHSFVRRRRWVRLRNKIAEKRRVRSDFEKAHMLTEDYFTIHSSKGHSREQSSASLSKLSSGYLSRVTTKVAEDAFPEEIGNIPTLMNALKRTSIDREKIDVLRKFVREGGEELYYLNDKIPEIMSMFLFQASRWQFVSHLESVIHELSKTAADSNGDSKDADQIKRKQDNLARAAETCRLHITGPDVFADERGESVTEMLDLTPVSRHDTLLSKRPKLPTAQLSREGKGKDIKGIPMAAEVGREGHIQ; encoded by the exons ATGGAGAACCGAAGCAGCATTGTCCTCGTGGACAACACTGCCCCCACTCAGCAGCCTGACGACCTCTCGCGGCGCACAACCGGACAGGATCCCCAAGGCAGCTTGTCGCGGCATCTGGCTCGAGCATCAGTGACAAATCAGCTTGCCAAAAGGAAATATGCCAAATGGCAACCAGAGAGACTCGGAATTACGAGTGATTCCGACACTCCTATTAGCAGAGAGTCGtcgcgagcgcgaggatcaTCCGTCTCAGGAGGCAGCGTGGCCGAACAGCGCAGCGGACAACCAGCGCCGGACGACGCGGGCAGAGATGTCGACTCGGAGGACCATGCCCCCTCTCAAGTCAGCAGACGTGATCATACGAATAGTGTTCTATCAGCTGGgtctcagcagcagcagcaggccaaTGTGTCTTCCGATGAAAACAGCACGCCAGTCTCAGAGCTGGACATACTCTACGAGAACCAACGAGGCTGGTTCCTATTCGGGATTCCGCTCTACTCCCACAGCTCACTACTAAACTTCGACCCCGGCGCCTGGATGACTCCAGATCGTAGGGAAAGCCCGGTGGACATCACCAATGCGCAACTGCCTGACCCCAGCTGGGAATGGGCCTGGCGGACGTGGTACGTCGACATGTCGGGGGACGTGGATGAGCAGGGCTGGCAGTACTCACTCTCGTTTGGGTCGTCGGCATGGCATGGCACGCATCCTTGGTTTCATTCGTTTGTCCGTCGCAGGCGATGGGTTAGACTTCGGAATAAGATCGCAGAGAAACGTCGCGTTCGGTCCGATTTTGAGAAGGCTCACATGCTGACCGAGGACTACTTTACTatccattcctccaaagGCCATAGCCGTGAGCAGAGCTCTGCGAGTCTCTCCAAGCTGTCCTCGGGCTATTTGAGTCGCGTCACTACGAAGGTGGCTGAAGATGCCTTTCCCGAGGAGATTGGGAACATCCCTACCTTGATGAACGCATTGAAGCGGACTTCCATCGACCGAGAGAAGATCGATGTCCTGAGGAAATTTGTTCGGGAAGGAGGCGAGGAGCTGTATTATTTGAACGACAAG ATCCCGGAGATCATGTCTATGTTCCTCTTCCAAGCATCTCGATGGCAGTTCGTCTCACATCTTGAAAGCGTCATCCATGAGCTATCCAAGACAGCCGCGGATTCAAACGGAGACAGCAAGGACGCCGATCAGATCAAACGCAAGCAGGACAATCTTGCCCGCGCGGCGGAGACGTGTCGGCTGCACATCACAGGGCCGGATGTCTTTGCCGATGAACGCGGTGAATCGGTGACGGAAATGCTGGATTTGACACCCGTGTCTCGACATGATACGCTGCTGTCGAAACGACCGAAATTGCCCACTGCTCAGCTGTCGCGCGAGGGTAAGGGGAAGGATATCAAGGGGATTCCCATGGCAGCGGAGGTTGGCCGTGAGGGTCACATTCAATAA
- a CDS encoding uncharacterized protein (ID:PFLUO_004481-T1.cds;~source:funannotate) encodes MAAHYRKVEVQSPADFTYLYANTVALSRRKLDLHLPPSAANNEPDPMRERVRELVDEYINETFTTASSSISINGIDSSSPQFPFPASFTAPDETVEYEAYDADLASRVTALYAQLESLTTSVAQLRREAPRKAAKEYAAQLRRTLEEEEEEEQEEEEEGEDQERGDEEDAMDESGDVTSQDKDKAGAQQSTSSRTRAHRQRRKRHDPAWMLQVPLGTEEETERWQSGDMAAAYENALRMLLRLQGEEGDLGSSSKAGVVEGNALATTVGKAERAGRAAEVVENL; translated from the exons ATGGCCGCCCACTACCGCAAAGTCGAGGTGCAATCCCCAGCAGACTTTACCTACCTCTACGCCAACACAGTCGCGCTCTCCCGACGCAAACTAGACCTACACCTCCCCCCTTCGGCCGCCAACAATGAACCCGATCCGATGCGCGAACGCGTCCGGGAGCTAGTCGACGAG TACATCAACGAAACATTCACAACAgcctcatcctccatcaGCATAAACGGGATCGACTCCTCATCCCCCCAATTCCCCTTCCCGGCCTCCTTCACAGCCCCCGACGAGACAGTCGAGTACGAGGCCTACGATGCGGACCTGGCGTCGCGCGTGACGGCTCTCTACGCGCAGCTGGAGTCCCTGACTACGAGCGTTGCGCAATTACGGCGGGAGGCGCCGCGgaaggcggccaaggagtACGCGGCGCAGCTGAGGCGGAcgcttgaagaagaggaagaggaggagcaagaagaagaggaagaaggggaggatcaagaacgaggagatgaggaagacgCGATGGATGAATCGGGGGATGTGACGAGTCAAGATAAGGACAAGGCGGGCGCACAACAATCTACCTCTAGCCGGACACGCGCGCATCGCCAACGGCGAAAGCGACATGATCCAGCGTGGATGCTGCAGGTACCGCTGGGAACAGAGGAAGAGACAGAGCGCTGGCAGAGCGGGGATATGGCCGCTGCGTACGAGAACGCGCTGCGCATGTTATTGCGGCTACAGGGTGAGGAGGGAGACCttggctcttcttccaaggctGGAGTAGTCGAGGGCAATGCGCTGGCTACGACGGTGGGCAAGGCCGAAAGGGCAGGAcgggcggcggaggtggtggagaatCTGTGA